Proteins from a single region of Candidatus Puniceispirillum marinum IMCC1322:
- a CDS encoding Mrp/NBP35 family ATP-binding protein, with amino-acid sequence MANELNDIKIRDALSKIMASGADTDIVTSGAVSGIVIKDGHVGFSIEIDPKDKDAAEPLKRAAEKAVLALDGVLSATALLTAHQAAPTQQAAPQSPPQGDHGTLQPATHVIAVASGKGGVGKSTTAINLALALAETGKKVGILDADIYGPSLPRLIGENRKPESEGKKIKPIEVWGLQTMSIGYLVAEETPTIWRGPMVMSALEQMLRDVAWNGLDILVIDMPPGTGDAQLSLSQRASLAGAVIVSTPQDLALIDARKGLNMFKKVNVPLLGIVENMSFFSCPDCGSRHNIFGHGGAAAEAKKLGVPFLGEVPLEMDIRETSDSGKPIVASAPDSPHAAHYRKIAAGVLNALDIGKAAAPQIIFE; translated from the coding sequence ATGGCAAACGAATTGAATGACATAAAAATACGAGACGCGCTGTCAAAGATAATGGCGTCCGGTGCAGACACTGACATTGTCACCTCTGGCGCGGTTTCGGGGATCGTTATCAAAGATGGCCATGTTGGATTTTCAATCGAAATCGATCCAAAGGACAAAGACGCCGCTGAACCCTTGAAACGGGCTGCTGAAAAAGCAGTTCTGGCGCTTGATGGTGTTTTATCTGCAACCGCTTTGTTAACAGCGCATCAGGCCGCCCCAACGCAACAAGCGGCGCCACAAAGTCCTCCTCAGGGGGATCACGGAACACTCCAGCCTGCAACGCATGTTATTGCTGTTGCGTCAGGTAAAGGCGGTGTTGGCAAATCAACAACAGCAATAAATTTAGCTTTAGCCCTGGCTGAAACAGGCAAGAAGGTTGGCATTCTGGATGCTGATATCTACGGCCCGTCTTTGCCGCGCCTGATCGGGGAAAACCGCAAGCCCGAAAGCGAAGGCAAGAAGATCAAACCTATTGAAGTTTGGGGGTTGCAAACCATGTCTATCGGTTATCTTGTTGCCGAAGAGACACCTACAATCTGGCGTGGCCCCATGGTGATGAGCGCGCTAGAACAAATGCTTCGTGACGTGGCGTGGAATGGCCTTGATATTCTGGTCATTGATATGCCGCCTGGTACTGGCGATGCCCAGCTTTCACTGTCGCAGCGCGCTTCACTTGCGGGTGCAGTTATCGTTTCAACACCTCAAGACCTTGCTTTAATTGACGCCCGCAAGGGATTGAATATGTTTAAGAAGGTAAATGTCCCACTTTTGGGTATCGTGGAAAATATGAGCTTCTTTAGCTGTCCGGATTGTGGTAGCCGGCACAATATTTTTGGCCATGGTGGTGCCGCAGCCGAGGCGAAAAAACTTGGCGTACCTTTCCTTGGCGAAGTACCATTGGAGATGGATATCCGCGAAACCTCGGATTCCGGCAAGCCCATTGTTGCCAGCGCACCGGACAGTCCGCATGCCGCGCATTATCGCAAGATTGCTGCCGGCGTTCTGAATGCCCTCGATATCGGCAAGGCCGCAGCCCCACAGATTATCTTCGAATAG
- a CDS encoding acetolactate synthase 3 large subunit produces MAKSSPGNSPKSTEAPTQAMAGAEILLKTLEDEGVEVIFGYPGGAVLPIYDALFKNNKIRHILVRHEQAAVHAAEGYARSTGKVGVVLVTSGPGATNAVTGLTDALMDSVPVVCLTGQVPTHLIGNDAFQEADTTGITRACTKHNYLVKDGTKLQHTVIEAFHVASTGRPGPVLIDLPKDILMGEYGYHDTSVDDAVVSKARGRYAVTTRPDNDVIKQAVAMLKRARRPIIYGGGGIVNSGPKASKLLHELVHMTGWPTTLTLMGLGALPASDPHFLGMLGMHGTYEANLAMHDCDIMLNVGARFDDRVTGRISGFAPNSEKIHIDIDSSSINKNVAVDLAVIGDATVVLEMLIAEMKAQSFKPHADSLASWWKQIKGWQARKCLGFDQSGDIIKPQHAIKRLCEMTREHDVYVTTEVGQHQMWAAQYFDFEAPNRWMTSGGLGTMGYGLPSAMGVQVAHPDALVIDIAGEASFMMNMQELSTLAQYNLPVKMFIINNEWMGMVRQWQELIHGGRYSESYSESLPDFVKLADTFGMTGLVAQSANELDDVITQMLAVDGPVIADIRVTKDENCFPMIPSGAAHNEMLLGPADQAEKPISEEGMVLV; encoded by the coding sequence ATGGCTAAGTCATCCCCTGGGAATAGCCCTAAATCTACCGAAGCCCCTACACAAGCTATGGCTGGTGCTGAAATTTTGCTCAAGACGCTCGAAGATGAGGGGGTTGAAGTCATCTTTGGCTATCCGGGCGGGGCGGTTCTGCCTATTTATGATGCTTTGTTTAAAAACAATAAAATACGCCACATACTTGTGCGCCACGAGCAGGCCGCTGTGCATGCGGCTGAAGGTTATGCACGTTCAACTGGTAAAGTAGGCGTTGTGTTGGTGACATCTGGCCCGGGAGCGACAAATGCCGTTACCGGTTTGACCGATGCCTTGATGGACTCGGTGCCTGTCGTCTGTCTGACAGGGCAGGTGCCCACACATCTGATTGGTAATGATGCGTTTCAGGAAGCCGATACAACCGGTATCACGCGTGCTTGTACCAAGCATAATTACCTGGTCAAAGATGGCACTAAGCTACAGCATACTGTTATTGAAGCCTTTCATGTCGCCAGTACCGGGCGTCCAGGGCCAGTATTGATTGATCTGCCAAAAGACATTTTGATGGGCGAATATGGCTATCATGACACATCTGTAGATGATGCTGTTGTTTCGAAGGCGCGTGGACGTTATGCGGTTACCACCCGTCCGGACAATGACGTAATCAAACAGGCAGTGGCGATGCTTAAGCGCGCGCGGCGCCCGATTATCTATGGTGGCGGTGGTATCGTCAATTCAGGTCCGAAAGCGTCAAAACTATTGCATGAACTTGTGCATATGACGGGCTGGCCAACGACATTGACTTTGATGGGACTTGGCGCGTTACCAGCATCTGATCCCCATTTTCTGGGCATGCTAGGCATGCATGGCACCTATGAAGCCAATCTGGCAATGCATGATTGCGATATTATGTTGAATGTCGGTGCACGTTTTGACGATCGCGTCACAGGTCGTATTTCTGGCTTTGCACCAAATTCGGAAAAAATCCATATTGATATCGACTCATCATCAATCAACAAGAATGTTGCTGTTGATTTGGCTGTTATTGGCGATGCGACGGTGGTCTTGGAAATGTTGATCGCCGAGATGAAGGCGCAGTCATTCAAACCACACGCTGACTCGCTTGCGTCTTGGTGGAAGCAGATCAAAGGGTGGCAAGCACGTAAATGCCTTGGGTTCGATCAATCAGGCGATATTATCAAGCCTCAGCATGCGATCAAGCGTCTTTGTGAAATGACACGAGAGCATGATGTATATGTCACTACCGAGGTTGGCCAGCATCAAATGTGGGCAGCGCAATATTTCGACTTTGAAGCACCTAACCGGTGGATGACATCGGGTGGTCTAGGCACCATGGGTTATGGATTGCCATCAGCCATGGGGGTGCAGGTAGCACATCCCGACGCGCTGGTGATCGATATTGCGGGTGAAGCGTCCTTCATGATGAATATGCAGGAACTATCTACGCTGGCGCAATATAATCTGCCTGTGAAGATGTTCATCATCAATAATGAATGGATGGGTATGGTCCGGCAATGGCAGGAACTTATTCACGGTGGCCGTTATTCGGAATCCTACAGTGAATCATTACCTGATTTTGTCAAGCTGGCGGATACCTTTGGCATGACAGGGCTTGTTGCGCAATCAGCGAATGAGCTTGATGATGTCATAACACAAATGCTTGCGGTTGATGGGCCGGTTATTGCCGACATTCGGGTAACGAAAGATGAAAATTGTTTCCCGATGATCCCATCAGGTGCGGCACATAACGAAATGTTGCTTGGTCCAGCTGATCAGGCTGAAAAGCCGATTTCTGAAGAAGGCATGGTGTTGGTCTAA
- the serB gene encoding phosphoserine phosphatase SerB, with protein MNSVLIFSSSKATTTPARAADWIAPLLATARDINISSEASWLARGYAAEITVANDKAFDIGKLRTIADDLCIDVNIVPTENRRKRLLIADMDSTIISSESLDDLARLAGLGDEIAHITAQSMAGKIDFEDAIDARVAMLTGKPASLFEQLLDEMTLTAGAVALVKTMRANGAFCYLVSGGFDFATSYIADMCGFHDSHANHMNISSGLIEGTVRKPILDRDAKATYLAQYCTTHDLTMADAATIGDGANDLAMLKAANFGVAFQGKPLLRQHIDLQLNHTDLTGLLYLQGYRDSEFVS; from the coding sequence ATGAATAGTGTCCTTATTTTCTCTAGCAGCAAGGCGACGACCACACCAGCACGCGCCGCCGACTGGATTGCGCCCCTGCTGGCCACAGCGCGAGACATTAATATCTCTAGCGAGGCATCATGGCTAGCCAGGGGTTATGCTGCCGAAATAACTGTGGCAAATGATAAAGCATTCGATATCGGCAAACTTCGGACAATTGCAGATGACCTGTGCATCGATGTAAATATTGTTCCTACTGAAAATCGGCGCAAACGTCTATTGATTGCCGATATGGATAGCACGATCATCAGTTCGGAATCTCTGGATGATTTGGCAAGGCTTGCCGGGCTTGGTGACGAAATCGCACATATCACCGCACAATCAATGGCCGGCAAGATAGATTTTGAAGACGCCATCGATGCCCGTGTCGCGATGCTAACTGGCAAACCAGCCTCGCTTTTTGAGCAACTGCTTGATGAGATGACACTCACCGCTGGTGCTGTTGCGCTAGTTAAAACCATGCGCGCTAATGGTGCCTTTTGCTATCTTGTATCTGGAGGATTTGACTTTGCCACATCATATATCGCTGATATGTGCGGGTTTCATGATAGTCACGCCAACCATATGAATATATCGTCTGGCCTGATTGAGGGTACGGTCAGAAAGCCCATATTAGATCGTGATGCAAAGGCAACCTATCTTGCACAATATTGCACGACCCATGACCTGACTATGGCTGATGCCGCCACAATCGGTGATGGCGCCAATGATCTTGCAATGTTAAAAGCCGCCAACTTTGGCGTGGCGTTTCAGGGCAAACCGTTACTTCGTCAACATATAGACTTGCAACTCAACCATACTGACCTAACCGGATTATTATATTTGCAAGGCTATCGTGACAGCGAATTTGTTTCTTGA
- a CDS encoding DegQ family serine endoprotease, whose translation MLVNLMRLLAHVSANHIKPGVAVFVVIFMSISFAGGIAGASERPDSFADQVERLSPAVVNISTTTIVNDGQRMEMPQFPPGSPFEEFFKNFGDNNRQRRAQSLGSGFIIDDAGIVVTNHHVIENAEEIRVILADETSFTAKVLGQDKKTDIAVLKIDPGDTELVSVKFGDSDALRVGDWVLAIGNPFGLGGTVTAGIVSARGRDIGNGPYDDFIQTDASINRGNSGGPLFNVEGEVIGINTAIFSQSGGSVGIGFAISSNLASRVADQLTEFGKTRRGWLGVFIQEVTTDIAESLGLDEAVGALVSTVNENSPAFVAGVEPGDVILKFDGKAIERMRDLPRIVAETDIGSKVKVELFRQGKKMTVTVELGELEKAELVGLVDSDSSSEPGNKQSFGSLGMSVQDIDAKLAEELGIDPELTGVAVVEVLPGSPAADKGLAPGDIIRRYGQRRVENALGLAKDIKAAENGGKSGILILVERDGRERFVQIGFAEKTE comes from the coding sequence ATGTTAGTCAATTTGATGCGGTTGTTGGCACATGTAAGTGCCAACCATATCAAACCTGGTGTAGCGGTGTTTGTGGTTATTTTTATGTCTATCAGCTTTGCTGGTGGAATTGCAGGTGCCAGTGAACGACCAGACAGTTTTGCAGATCAGGTTGAACGTTTGTCCCCAGCGGTGGTCAATATTTCGACCACGACCATTGTTAATGATGGTCAGCGCATGGAAATGCCTCAATTTCCGCCAGGATCACCCTTTGAAGAATTTTTCAAGAATTTTGGTGATAATAATCGTCAAAGACGTGCCCAGTCATTAGGGTCAGGCTTCATCATTGATGATGCAGGTATCGTTGTTACCAACCATCATGTTATCGAAAATGCCGAAGAGATTAGGGTCATTTTAGCCGATGAAACCAGCTTTACGGCAAAAGTACTAGGTCAGGACAAGAAGACCGATATTGCAGTCTTGAAAATCGATCCTGGCGATACAGAGCTTGTATCAGTCAAATTCGGTGACTCGGATGCTTTGCGTGTTGGTGATTGGGTGTTGGCAATTGGTAATCCGTTTGGTCTTGGTGGTACCGTGACAGCTGGTATTGTCTCGGCGCGTGGTCGTGATATTGGCAATGGTCCGTATGATGATTTCATTCAGACCGATGCTTCGATCAACCGTGGAAATTCTGGTGGCCCACTTTTCAATGTTGAAGGTGAAGTGATTGGTATCAATACGGCTATTTTTTCACAATCGGGTGGATCGGTCGGTATCGGCTTTGCTATCTCGTCGAATTTGGCAAGCCGGGTTGCTGACCAGCTTACCGAATTTGGAAAGACACGTCGCGGTTGGCTAGGTGTATTCATTCAAGAAGTGACGACAGATATTGCTGAATCTTTGGGGCTTGACGAAGCTGTAGGTGCCTTGGTGTCAACAGTGAATGAAAACAGCCCTGCCTTTGTTGCGGGTGTTGAGCCTGGTGATGTGATTTTAAAATTTGACGGCAAGGCTATTGAGCGTATGCGTGATCTACCACGTATTGTTGCTGAAACTGATATAGGCTCAAAAGTTAAGGTTGAACTTTTCCGCCAAGGCAAGAAAATGACAGTCACGGTCGAACTGGGCGAGCTTGAAAAAGCCGAGCTTGTTGGGCTTGTTGACAGTGACTCAAGCTCTGAACCGGGAAATAAACAGAGCTTTGGAAGTCTTGGCATGTCAGTTCAGGATATCGATGCTAAACTTGCCGAAGAACTGGGAATTGATCCTGAATTGACCGGCGTTGCTGTTGTTGAGGTGCTACCCGGAAGTCCGGCCGCAGATAAGGGGCTTGCCCCCGGTGATATCATTCGGCGTTATGGTCAACGTCGTGTTGAAAACGCGCTTGGTTTGGCCAAAGATATCAAGGCGGCAGAAAATGGTGGCAAGTCAGGCATCCTCATTCTGGTTGAGCGTGATGGCCGAGAACGTTTTGTCCAGATTGGTTTTGCTGAAAAGACAGAATAA
- the hflK gene encoding FtsH protease activity modulator HflK codes for MPWNNQGNDGGGPWGQGGGTGGNNGGGSGPWGQGGSGGGKPPQDIDELVQQGRDTLRRIIPGGGQSSGRSFILLLIIFAGIWAATGFYRVNPQQQGVVLRFGEWVRTTAPGLHYHIPFPVETVLTPEVTRDNRIEIGYRDVGGSSSSRRDIADESQMITGDENIVDIDFVVFWRVSDAGQYLFNLAEPDETIKVAAEAVMREIIGRTTIQTVLTEGRQEIQVQARQQLQDLLDEYKAGVRVRDVQLLAVDPPADVIDAFNEVQRARQDRDKLKNQADAFRNDIVPRARGEAAQLVAEAQAYEAEVVNRAKGDASRFDQVYKAYLQNKDVTKERIYIETIEKILSNVDKIIIDESSSGNGVVPYLPLNELNKKSGGN; via the coding sequence ATGCCATGGAATAATCAAGGCAATGATGGCGGCGGACCTTGGGGACAAGGCGGCGGCACTGGTGGAAATAACGGCGGCGGCAGCGGCCCATGGGGTCAAGGTGGAAGTGGCGGCGGTAAACCCCCGCAAGACATTGATGAACTTGTCCAGCAAGGTCGTGACACTTTACGCCGTATTATCCCGGGGGGCGGCCAATCTTCTGGACGCTCGTTTATCCTTCTTCTTATCATTTTTGCTGGCATTTGGGCGGCTACTGGTTTTTACCGTGTTAATCCGCAACAGCAGGGCGTGGTTTTGCGCTTTGGTGAATGGGTGCGTACCACAGCGCCGGGCTTGCACTATCACATACCGTTTCCGGTTGAAACTGTTCTGACCCCCGAGGTCACACGTGATAATAGGATTGAGATTGGTTACCGCGATGTTGGTGGCAGTAGCTCTTCGCGTCGCGATATTGCTGATGAAAGTCAGATGATTACTGGCGATGAAAATATTGTCGATATTGATTTTGTGGTTTTCTGGCGCGTGTCAGATGCAGGCCAGTATTTGTTCAATCTTGCTGAACCCGATGAAACAATCAAGGTTGCTGCGGAAGCGGTGATGCGTGAAATCATTGGCCGTACGACAATCCAAACAGTCTTGACTGAAGGTCGTCAGGAAATTCAGGTACAAGCCCGCCAACAATTACAAGACTTGCTCGATGAATATAAGGCTGGTGTGCGTGTGCGTGATGTCCAGCTTTTGGCGGTTGATCCGCCTGCCGACGTTATTGACGCCTTTAACGAGGTGCAACGTGCACGGCAGGATCGTGACAAGCTCAAGAACCAAGCAGATGCATTCCGTAATGACATTGTCCCACGGGCACGAGGTGAAGCTGCCCAGCTTGTTGCAGAGGCACAAGCCTATGAAGCTGAAGTTGTAAACAGGGCAAAAGGTGATGCGTCACGTTTTGATCAGGTGTATAAAGCCTATTTACAGAACAAAGATGTAACCAAAGAGCGTATCTATATTGAAACGATCGAAAAAATTCTCAGCAATGTTGACAAGATAATCATTGACGAGAGTTCATCTGGTAACGGCGTCGTACCTTATCTGCCGCTAAACGAATTAAACAAAAAGTCAGGGGGCAACTAA
- the miaA gene encoding tRNA (adenosine(37)-N6)-dimethylallyltransferase MiaA, with protein MIKHYIMIAGPTASGKSKLAIEMARRTDGVIINADSMQLYKDLAVVTARPSDADMAQAPHRLYGVLDGHVRASVAMWLDMAATEMRGAWEAGKTPIIIGGTGMYLNAGLYGLASIPDVPRNIHDNAVTLHAEIGGAGFRQALAALDPVTAERLYDGDTQRLIRAMGVVQATGRPISAWQQDPHEGAFEGVATTIKLLPARDILYQRINTRFDMMIEAGALDEVQKLVARNLDPGLPVMKALGVRQLSAYLAGDVAKADAVRQAQQDSRHYAKRQMTWLRNNFNAKFEVNEKYSESFFENIFNNLRENRLT; from the coding sequence ATGATTAAGCATTATATTATGATTGCAGGGCCAACCGCTTCGGGTAAGTCCAAGCTCGCTATCGAGATGGCGCGTCGAACAGATGGTGTCATTATAAATGCAGACTCCATGCAACTTTACAAAGATCTTGCGGTTGTGACAGCGCGCCCATCTGATGCAGACATGGCGCAGGCACCGCATCGGCTTTATGGCGTCCTTGATGGCCATGTAAGAGCCTCAGTGGCGATGTGGCTGGACATGGCCGCTACCGAAATGAGAGGCGCATGGGAAGCTGGAAAAACACCAATTATCATCGGTGGAACCGGCATGTATCTCAATGCTGGCCTATACGGCTTGGCGTCAATTCCCGATGTGCCTCGTAACATTCATGACAATGCCGTCACGCTTCATGCCGAAATAGGGGGGGCTGGATTCCGTCAGGCATTGGCAGCGCTAGACCCCGTAACTGCTGAGCGCCTATATGATGGGGATACGCAACGGCTTATTCGCGCCATGGGGGTTGTTCAGGCCACAGGCCGTCCGATCAGTGCATGGCAGCAAGACCCACATGAGGGGGCGTTTGAGGGGGTGGCCACAACCATTAAGTTGTTACCGGCGCGAGATATTCTTTACCAGCGGATAAATACACGTTTTGATATGATGATTGAGGCAGGGGCGCTTGATGAGGTCCAAAAGCTGGTAGCGCGGAACCTTGATCCGGGTTTGCCAGTGATGAAAGCGCTGGGGGTTCGGCAATTGTCGGCATATCTGGCCGGAGATGTGGCTAAAGCCGATGCTGTTCGTCAGGCGCAACAGGATAGTCGGCATTATGCAAAACGTCAGATGACCTGGCTTAGAAATAATTTTAATGCGAAATTTGAGGTAAATGAGAAATATTCGGAAAGTTTTTTTGAGAATATCTTTAACAATCTTCGCGAAAATAGGTTGACCTAG
- the hflC gene encoding protease modulator HflC, producing MASLRFISLVTVGLLGIVAYGSLFTVNQTQQALVIQFGEPKRTIQEPGLAFKLPFIQDVVYYEKRVLSLIPQDAEEVILSDQKRLQVDAYARYKIEDPLLFFQTVRNELGARGRLEAIIDSSVRRALGRETLGSILTGQRNDITRSIGDEVNESVSSLGIKIIDVRLRRADYPEATSQNIFNRMKSEREREAKEFRATGEEEAQKIRADAEKTRTVIISEAKREAQETRGAGDSKAIRIYADSFGQDAEFFAFYRSMEAYDKSMTDSGTSMVISPNSSFFRFFKNKDGMTGLSAN from the coding sequence ATGGCATCTCTACGTTTTATAAGCCTTGTCACCGTTGGTCTTTTGGGAATAGTAGCCTATGGGTCGCTATTCACCGTCAATCAAACCCAACAAGCCCTCGTCATTCAGTTTGGTGAGCCTAAGCGCACCATTCAGGAACCAGGCCTTGCTTTCAAACTTCCGTTCATTCAGGACGTGGTCTATTATGAAAAGCGTGTATTGAGTTTGATCCCACAGGATGCTGAAGAAGTCATTCTCTCGGATCAGAAGCGTTTGCAGGTAGATGCTTATGCGCGCTACAAGATTGAAGACCCTTTGTTGTTCTTCCAAACAGTTCGTAACGAACTAGGTGCGCGTGGTCGTCTTGAAGCAATCATTGACTCATCTGTTCGTCGGGCTCTTGGACGTGAAACCTTGGGATCGATCCTGACAGGCCAAAGAAATGACATCACCCGCTCTATTGGTGATGAAGTGAACGAGTCTGTATCATCGCTTGGCATTAAGATCATCGATGTGCGGTTACGCCGTGCTGATTACCCGGAAGCCACAAGTCAGAACATCTTTAACCGGATGAAGTCTGAGCGTGAACGGGAAGCCAAGGAATTCCGTGCAACAGGTGAAGAAGAAGCGCAGAAGATCCGTGCTGATGCTGAAAAAACCCGTACGGTGATCATTTCCGAAGCCAAACGTGAAGCGCAGGAAACACGCGGTGCTGGCGATAGTAAAGCAATTCGCATTTATGCTGATAGCTTTGGCCAGGATGCTGAGTTCTTTGCTTTCTATCGCTCGATGGAAGCCTATGACAAGTCTATGACCGATAGCGGTACATCAATGGTCATATCACCTAACAGCAGCTTTTTCCGGTTCTTCAAGAACAAAGATGGCATGACTGGTTTGTCAGCAAACTAG
- the ilvC gene encoding ketol-acid reductoisomerase, producing the protein MRVYYDRDADVGLIKKKKVVIVGYGSQGHAHAANLKDSGVAEVAVALRPDSATRAKASEAGFKVMDVPEAAAWADVVMMLTPDELQADIYSDEIAENIRPGAAIAFAHGLNVHFNLIEPRGDIDVMMIAPKGPGHTVRSEYAKGGGVPCLLAVDQDASGNAHAIGLSYASAVGGGRSGIIETTFQEECETDLFGEQVVLCGGLCELIKAGFETLVEAGYAPEMAYFECLHEVKLIVDLIYEGGIANMNYSISNTAEYGEYVTGPRIVTEETKAEMKRVLEDIQSGRFTRDWMLENRVRQTSFKATRRRNAEHPIEEVGARLRGMMPWIGANRLVDKAKN; encoded by the coding sequence ATGCGTGTCTATTATGATCGTGATGCCGATGTAGGGCTTATCAAAAAGAAAAAGGTCGTTATCGTAGGCTATGGAAGCCAGGGCCATGCCCATGCTGCCAATCTGAAAGATAGTGGCGTTGCGGAAGTGGCAGTAGCGCTTCGTCCTGATTCGGCTACGCGGGCAAAAGCCAGCGAAGCTGGTTTCAAGGTTATGGATGTGCCAGAAGCTGCGGCATGGGCAGATGTCGTTATGATGCTGACTCCTGACGAATTGCAGGCGGATATCTATTCAGACGAAATTGCTGAAAATATCCGTCCGGGTGCTGCGATTGCATTTGCGCATGGCTTGAATGTGCATTTCAATCTGATCGAGCCTCGCGGCGACATTGATGTGATGATGATCGCGCCAAAAGGCCCTGGCCATACTGTGCGCTCGGAATATGCCAAAGGCGGCGGTGTTCCATGTCTGTTGGCTGTTGATCAGGATGCATCAGGTAACGCACATGCTATTGGCCTGTCATATGCTTCTGCTGTCGGCGGTGGTCGTTCAGGCATTATCGAGACAACTTTTCAGGAAGAGTGCGAAACTGATCTGTTCGGCGAACAGGTTGTCTTGTGTGGCGGCTTGTGCGAACTAATCAAAGCGGGCTTTGAAACGCTGGTCGAAGCTGGCTATGCCCCAGAAATGGCCTATTTTGAGTGTTTGCATGAAGTGAAACTGATTGTTGATCTGATTTATGAGGGCGGTATCGCAAACATGAATTACTCAATCTCAAATACGGCTGAATATGGTGAATATGTCACGGGTCCACGTATTGTAACCGAAGAAACCAAGGCCGAGATGAAACGTGTGCTTGAGGACATTCAGTCAGGGCGCTTTACACGTGACTGGATGCTTGAAAACCGTGTCCGTCAGACCAGCTTTAAAGCCACGCGCCGTCGCAATGCAGAACACCCAATTGAGGAAGTTGGCGCGCGTTTACGTGGAATGATGCCATGGATTGGTGCAAACCGTCTTGTTGATAAGGCAAAGAACTAG
- a CDS encoding dihydrofolate reductase, with the protein MSETIIPAIQMTAVVAMAKNRIIGDGRGLLWHLRDDLKRVKALTMGCPLIMGRKTWDSIGRPLPGRASIVMTRDPDWVAEGAYRVADISAAITASIDWINANEGAKLNIILFGGGEIYRQGLDYCTRIELTVVDLLPDGGTEPAYFPDFNMADWHQTIEADMPADAESPAFQYQTLTRPVAPRPLTTA; encoded by the coding sequence ATGTCTGAAACGATCATTCCGGCTATCCAGATGACCGCTGTTGTGGCGATGGCAAAAAACCGCATCATTGGTGATGGTAGAGGTCTGTTGTGGCATTTGCGCGACGATTTGAAACGCGTTAAGGCACTGACTATGGGGTGTCCGCTGATTATGGGGCGTAAAACCTGGGACTCGATTGGCCGGCCTTTGCCTGGGCGTGCCAGTATCGTTATGACACGTGATCCAGATTGGGTCGCCGAAGGTGCGTATAGGGTTGCCGATATATCTGCGGCTATCACGGCCTCAATCGACTGGATCAACGCTAATGAAGGCGCCAAGCTTAATATCATTCTATTTGGTGGCGGCGAGATTTATCGACAAGGATTGGATTACTGCACTCGAATCGAATTGACAGTCGTTGATCTGTTACCTGATGGCGGCACAGAGCCTGCCTATTTCCCCGACTTCAATATGGCTGACTGGCACCAAACCATCGAAGCGGACATGCCTGCAGATGCTGAGTCTCCAGCGTTTCAATATCAGACGCTGACGCGTCCAGTCGCGCCGCGCCCGCTGACAACAGCATAA
- the ilvN gene encoding acetolactate synthase small subunit → MKMTDVVERHIISVLVDNEPGVLARVIGLFSGRGYNIESLTVSEVDVEFSISRISIVTSGTPMIIEQIKAQLSRLVPIHDVCDLTETTAFIERELALVKIINKGDERIEALRIADTFRARTLDSTLDSFVFEVTGNSSKVGAFIDLMRSLGEVEIARTGVSAISRGNLVDLSAR, encoded by the coding sequence ATGAAGATGACTGACGTGGTTGAACGCCACATAATTTCTGTACTAGTTGATAATGAACCTGGCGTGTTGGCACGTGTTATTGGGCTATTTTCGGGACGAGGCTACAATATCGAAAGCTTGACCGTGTCCGAGGTGGATGTAGAGTTTTCTATTTCGCGGATTTCCATCGTTACCAGCGGCACGCCAATGATCATTGAGCAGATAAAGGCGCAGTTATCGCGCCTTGTGCCAATCCATGATGTTTGCGATCTTACCGAAACGACAGCCTTTATCGAACGTGAACTTGCATTGGTGAAAATCATCAATAAAGGTGATGAACGAATAGAGGCTTTGCGAATTGCTGACACTTTCCGTGCAAGAACACTAGACAGCACACTAGATAGTTTTGTATTTGAAGTGACAGGAAATTCATCCAAGGTTGGCGCTTTCATTGATTTGATGCGCTCGCTAGGTGAAGTCGAGATCGCGCGAACAGGTGTATCGGCTATTTCTAGGGGTAATCTGGTCGATCTTTCGGCTCGATAG